The Clarias gariepinus isolate MV-2021 ecotype Netherlands chromosome 7, CGAR_prim_01v2, whole genome shotgun sequence genome includes a window with the following:
- the LOC128527665 gene encoding struthiocalcin-1-like, with amino-acid sequence MTWGEAREYCRTKYTGLASVTSETSLRQLNLETAQTQTESVWIGLRFINGIWLWVSGEKLGGVTSVSSCPPPSYQCGSLNNKTNTFENRNCNDRLNFVCYWT; translated from the coding sequence ATGACCTGGGGTGAAGCTCGGGAGTACTGCAGGACTAAATACACTGGTTTGGCCTCTGTGACCTCTGAGACGAGCCTGCGGCAGCTAAATCTGGAGACGGCGCAGACGCAGACAGAGAGCGTGTGGATTGGCCTGCGCTTCATCAATGGTATATGGTTGTGGGTGAGCGGGGAGAAGCTGGGAGGTGTAACCTCAGTGTCCTCATGTCCACCTCCATCTTACCAGTGTGGATCtctcaacaacaaaacaaacacctTTGAGAACCGAAACTGCAATGACAGACTGAACTTTGTCTGTTACTGGAcgtga